AAATCTTGTTATATTCCTTTGTCAGTCTTAAAATTCTTATCGCAGGGTCATTTATAATTATTATCTTTTGCATGCTTTTTATCTTTTCTATCGTAAGATACCGTCTTCTTGATGTTAATGTTTTCATATCGAGATATGTTGTCTATAGGTCAGCATCGATTCTTGCAGTGGGAATATATCTTTTATTGGCAGGAGGGCTTCTTAAATTAACAGCCATAGTGGGTGGCGAGGACTTTCAGTATATAAAACCTATCATAATATTTTGTGCTGTTTTACTATTTTTGCTTTTCTTTTTTTCAGAAAGAATCAGAAGAAAGGCGCAGGTTTTTATTAACAAGAACTTTTTTGCCAATAAATATGATTATCGACTGGTTTGGACAAGATTTACAGAAGAATTAGGTGAGGCAGTTACGATAGACAAATTAATGCCTGCATTGGCTGAAATGATTGCAGGCATTATGTGGGTCCAACCCGTTTCTGTTTGGCTTTATGACGAAGAAGAAAAATCATTCAATATCGCTGGAAGATTCAATCTTTCTTATATCCCATATGAAAGAATTTCCAAATTCGATTTTAATGAAGAGATTTTCTTTGAAAAGGAAATCGTAGATTTAAAAAAGATAAATAATAATGAACTTGGAATCTTTTCAGAAAAATTCAGGGAGATAATCAAATCTTCTGATACACAGCTTGTCCTGCCCTTGAAAATTAAAGAAGATTTATTAGGTTTTTTATTGATTGGCGGCACAGTTACCGGAGATGAACTCAACGATGAAGATTACGAGCTACTACAGACTCTTTCCCGTCAATCTGCAGGGATAATTCAAAGTGTTAGGTTGGCTGAGAAATTAAGAGTTACTCAGCAGATGGAGTCGATTTCTAAAATTACTACTTTTGTTGTCCATGACTTAAAGAATCTTATCTCCTCTCTTGAAGTACTCTTGGATAATGCAAAAGAGTATATAGATAATAAGGAATTTCAAAAGGATATGTTGGAAACACTCGAAAACACTGGCAAAAAAATGACTCAAATGATTGAAAAGATTTCTACGGCTTCAAATGATTCATTATTTGTTTTCAATACTTTTAACCTAATTGATATAATCAAAATTAGCATCGATGAATTGAAGCTCGATAAGAATCCAAGGGTAAAATTATTCAAGGAGTATGATGAAAATAAAGTAGTGCCGGTATGGGGTGATGAAAAAGCAATAAAAAAAGTTGTATCCAATGTGCTCATCAATGCCCTTCAGGCAATTCCAAAAAAAGACGGAGAAATTAAAATTTCTATTGAGATGAACAAATTTGCTGTTATACTTAAAATAAAAGACAATGGAGCAGGTATGAGTGAGGAATTTATCAACAATTATCTGTTCAAACCTTTTAAGACAACAAAGGAAGGCGGATTAGGCATTGGACTTTATCAATGTCGCACAATTATAAATGCCCACAGGGACGCAGAGCTATATTGTGAAAGTGCTGTTGGGAAAGGTACAACTTTTTTTATTAAACTTCCTGTCTCTGATAGAGGAGATACAAATTGAGCAGAAAAGCATCACTTTTAATAGTGGAAGATGACCGTGAAACTTTGAAACAGTTAGAATGGGCATTTTCAAAGTTTTATAAGGTTTTTAAAGCGGATAATCCAAAACGAGCAATTGAACTTTTTGAAGTGGAAAAGCCCAAAGTAGTTTTATTGGATATATCTCTTAGCGCAGATTCTGAGGAGAAGGAGGGCTTAGCCCTTTTAGAGAAGTTTTTGAGTATTAATCCAATTACGAAGGTTATTATTGTTACAGGGCATGATGAAGACAAAACAGCAATAAAGGCAATTCGTCTTGGCGCAACAGATTATTATGTAAAACCGATAAAACCTCCAGAACTTCGAGCAATGGTGGAGAGAGCATTTCATATTGCAAATATCGAGCTTAAAAGCATAGCGAATAGCCGAAGAAAGTTGGAGGAAAATAGATATGGAGATATAATCGGCTCCTGTCCTGAAATTAAGAAGGTTTTCAACTTTATTGATAGTGTAGCAAAAACTGATACAACCGTTTTGATTTTAGGTGAAAGCGGGACAGGAAAAGAACTGGTAGCAAAAGCTATTCATGAACAAAGCCATCGGAAAGATAAGCCGTTTGTTGTAATAAATTGCAGCGCAATCCCAGAAAATTTGTTGGAAAGTGAACTTTTCGGTCACGAAAAGGGATCATTTACAGGAGCTTATAGCCAAAAAAAGGGCAAATTTGAACTTGCTGAAGACGGAACGATCTTTTTTGATGAAATAGGAGAAATTCCTCCTATCCTTCAAGTTAAACTTTTGAGATTTTTACAAGAAAAAGAATTTGAAAGGGTTGGCGGAACGAAAAAATATAAAGTTAATGCCCGCATCATAGTTGCCACGAATAGGGATTTAAAAAAAGAGATGGAAATGGGAAATTTCCGTGAGGATTTATATTACCGCCTCAATGTTGTTTCGATTACTTTGCCTCCTTTAAGAGAAAGGGGTAGAGATGTTATATTGATTGCCCGTTATTTGGTGGACAAATATTGTGAAGAAAACAAGATACCGCCAAAGTCTTTAAGCAGGG
This is a stretch of genomic DNA from Candidatus Schekmanbacteria bacterium. It encodes these proteins:
- the prsK gene encoding PEP-CTERM system histidine kinase PrsK, whose protein sequence is MLLYSFVSLKILIAGSFIIIIFCMLFIFSIVRYRLLDVNVFISRYVVYRSASILAVGIYLLLAGGLLKLTAIVGGEDFQYIKPIIIFCAVLLFLLFFFSERIRRKAQVFINKNFFANKYDYRLVWTRFTEELGEAVTIDKLMPALAEMIAGIMWVQPVSVWLYDEEEKSFNIAGRFNLSYIPYERISKFDFNEEIFFEKEIVDLKKINNNELGIFSEKFREIIKSSDTQLVLPLKIKEDLLGFLLIGGTVTGDELNDEDYELLQTLSRQSAGIIQSVRLAEKLRVTQQMESISKITTFVVHDLKNLISSLEVLLDNAKEYIDNKEFQKDMLETLENTGKKMTQMIEKISTASNDSLFVFNTFNLIDIIKISIDELKLDKNPRVKLFKEYDENKVVPVWGDEKAIKKVVSNVLINALQAIPKKDGEIKISIEMNKFAVILKIKDNGAGMSEEFINNYLFKPFKTTKEGGLGIGLYQCRTIINAHRDAELYCESAVGKGTTFFIKLPVSDRGDTN
- the prsR gene encoding PEP-CTERM-box response regulator transcription factor, giving the protein MSRKASLLIVEDDRETLKQLEWAFSKFYKVFKADNPKRAIELFEVEKPKVVLLDISLSADSEEKEGLALLEKFLSINPITKVIIVTGHDEDKTAIKAIRLGATDYYVKPIKPPELRAMVERAFHIANIELKSIANSRRKLEENRYGDIIGSCPEIKKVFNFIDSVAKTDTTVLILGESGTGKELVAKAIHEQSHRKDKPFVVINCSAIPENLLESELFGHEKGSFTGAYSQKKGKFELAEDGTIFFDEIGEIPPILQVKLLRFLQEKEFERVGGTKKYKVNARIIVATNRDLKKEMEMGNFREDLYYRLNVVSITLPPLRERGRDVILIARYLVDKYCEENKIPPKSLSREAELEIRKYNWPGNIRELENLIKRAVIMSPSNVIFPDALGFDQSTDSREILTLKEAKEEIERKYLLDALQRNKGFISRAAKDLGVSRGTFYDLLKKHNIEIDEEK